AAAATGGACGATTTCTCGACCGTCTCATGGGCACCGGAAGCGGCGGCGACGGCCCTCTCCCGGTCCCAGCCCTCGCGCGGGTCCACAAGCTTCAGGTCGAACAACCCAAAATTCGCCATGGCCCTCGCTGCCATGCCGATGTTCTCGCCCAACTGCGGATTGACCAGCACCACCGAAGGCGCCGGGCCGAAGTCGATCTTGCGCGTCGAGTCTGTGCCTGCCATGGCGGTGGAATAGCGGCAGTTTCCCCCCCGAAAAAGCAAATTCGGGCGAAAGCACGCCCGCCTCACGCTCCTCCACGCCTCACACCTTCCCCTTCACCGCGTTCGCCACGGCTTGATATGCGATGCTGCCATCCGGGCCAGGGAGAAGGCTTTCCTTCAGCCGCTTCTGCAATTCCTGCCTTTGCGCGTCGGAGAGATTGCGCAACCGCTCGGCTTGCGGGCCGACGGGCTGGTTGTTGGACTCCCAGAAGTCGTCAAAATCGGTGAAACGCACGGTGATGGTGAGCGGCGTTGTCTCGACCTCGTGAAAACCAGCGTCTCTCCACAAATGCTCAAGTGCCTGCTGCCGGGAGATTTCGGCACTTTGCGGATGCGGCACGTCCAGGCCCATGCCCTTCAGCGTCTTGTAGAATGGAGAGGTGGGCACCCCGCCTCCCGGCAAATCCCACATGTAGGTGGCGGCGATCCCACCCGGCTTCACCACGCGTTTCAATTCCTTCGCCCCCTTCAGCGGATCGGCAAGGAAGGCAATGACCAGCGCCATCACGCCCGCATCAAACAGGGCGTCCTTGAACGGAAGCTGTTGGGCATCACCGATGTCGAATTGCGCCAGCGCGGCGCAGGCCCGGGTCTTGGCATAGGCGATCTGCCCCGGCGACGGATCAACGCCCGTCACCGCGGACGGCACCGCGCGCGCCACGATCTCCTCCGTGAAAGCGCCGTTGCCACAGCCAACATCGAGCCACGACTGGCCGGGCGGCACGGCGATCCATGAGAGGAAATCCGCGCCCACTTTGCGGCTCCAACGGCCCATCAGCCGTTCGTAGGCCGCACCATCATTGAATTGCATCGCAGGAGTCTGTGTCATCGGCCCGCCCTCTTTTGGGATGAATGCTTGAAACAGTGTCCGCCGGCCGCCCATACCCTGCGCCGGATTAGCCGCCGATGCCAGTGAAGAACGCCGGCGAGCCTACTGCTTCACGAGTTCCACGCGGCGGTTCTTGGCGCGTCCCTCTTCCTCGTCATTGGAGGCGAGCGGCGCCAACGGCCCCACGGCCTTGGGCGTCATGCGCTTGGCATCCACCCCCGCTTTCGCCAGCGCCTTGGTGAGCGCAATGGCGCGCGCCCCGGAGAGCTTGAGATTGTAGTCGAGACCACCCTGGTTGTCGGTGTGGCCCGTGACGTAGACCTTTACATCCGGATTGCCGTCGAGATAGGCGACCATCTGGTCGATCTGCTCTTGGCTCTCGGCTTTGATGACCGCCTTGTCGAAATCGAAGAAGATGCCATAGAGCACCACGCGGCCGGCGTTGGCGAGGTCCGCACCGATTTCATCGGCCGACAGTGTCACGATCTTCTGCTCGCGCGCTTTCGGCTCGACGATCTGCAACAGCACGCCCACGCGGTCCTGCAGGGCCTGCGACATGTCACCGAAACTGCCCCCCTGGTTCTGCGCCGCCAGGACGGAGACATAGGTTTCGTTGCCCGCCTCGCCCGATTTCAGCAGCGCATAGCGCGGGTCGATCACGGAATCGAACATCGCCTGCGAGGCCATCCCGCGCAGCGTATCAGCCTCTTCCGAGACCACGAGCGAAGCCTTGTTGTTCCAGTTGTAACTGAGCAGCTTGAAGCTCGGCCCGCAGGCCTCCTTGGCGCATTCATAGGCGATCGTGAAGCCCTTCGCCTTGAGGTCCTCCACATAGTTGGCGAAGACCTCCAGCGACGAGCGGCCCTGGGGCGCCACATAAAGGGTGCGCGTCACGCGGCCCTGCACGGTCATCGTTGATGTGAACTTCTTGTCATCGGCATATTCTTCGCCCTGCGCCGGACCGTTCGGCAGGGTCAGTTCGTCGAAGGCCTTTTTCGTCTGTCCGACGATGAAGGCACCCTCATAGCGCCCCACCAGCGCACTGTCGGCGGATTTGGCCGCATCCTTTGCCAGCGTCGCATCGAATTCCGCATTGTCGGCCCACGCCGGAATGGCAAACGAAAGGGCCACCAGCGCACTTGCCAAGGTCAGTCGCAACATCAGGATAATCTCCGCCGAAGAATCTGCCCCCGCACATACGTATCACAACATGAACGCCGCATGAAACGGCCTGCCTGCACAACGAAAAACGCCACCCCGCATCTTGCGGGGTGGCGTCCGTACTGAAAGCCAGTGGTGGAACTACTTCACTTCACCGGTGGGCCGCGGCGTGTCGGCCGTTTCTGCCGGCAGCACTGGCAGCGTGACGTCCGGCAGCTTGCCGGTAAGCGCGCCGAGGAAGGCCACGATCTTGGTTTCTTCGTCGTCGCTCAGTTCAGCACCAAGCTGCGAGGAACCCATGATGCCCACGGCCTGCTTCAGATCCCACACCTTGCCGGAGTGGAAGTAAGGCGCGGTGAGCGCAATGTTGCGCAGCGGTGCGGCGCGGAAGACGTAGGAGTCGTCCGCCGTCTTGGTCACCTGGAAACGGCCCTTGTCCTTGGCCGGCAGCACATCACCACCGGGCTTCTCGACGACACCGAACGGATAGTAGCCATGGCCACCCACGTTCACGCCGTTGTGGCAAGACGAGCACCCCTTGTCGATGAACAAGGCCATGCCGGCCTTCTGCTCGTCCGAGAGTGCGGCGTCGTCGCCGTTCAGATAGGCGTCGAACGGCGCGGGTGTGATCAGCGTCGCTTCGAACGCCTCGATTGCCTTGGCGAAATTGTCGAAGCTCACAGGGTCCGCTTCGCCGGGGAAAGCGGCCTTGAAGCCTTCGCCATAGGCGGGCATGGACTTGAGTGTCGCGACCACCTGGTCGGCGGTGTTGGCCATTTCAACACCGGCCTGCACCGGACCCTTGGCCTGGGCCTTCAGGTCTTCGGCGCGGCCATCCCAGAACTGTGCTTCATTGAGCACGGCGTTGAGCGCCGTCGGCGCGTTGCGCGGGCCCTTCTGCCAGCCGTGGCCGATGGACGTTTCGAGGTTGTCGTCGCCACCTGTTGCGAGGTTGTGACAGGAGTTGCACGAGAACACGCCCGATTTCGACATGCGGGTATCAAAGAACAGAGCCTTGCCGAGCGCGATCTTTTCCGGCGTGATCGGGTTGTCCTTCACGCTGGGGATGGTGGAGGGAAGCGGCTTGAAGGCTTCCGTGGCCTTGGCCCGGAGATCGTCGGCCGCCAGCGCAGCCGAAGAGATGGCCACCCCCGCGATGAGGGCGATTGCGAATGTCTTGAGTTTCATGGTTGTACCATTCCGAAAGTGGAGCGGCGTTCCTGAGCTTGCCCCGCTCCGCAGCAGGATCAGGTGAGTCGGACTGGCAATTCGGCATCCCTGATTAGAATTAGTCTAAGAAGAGAAAAGGATAAGCCTTTGATCTAAATCAATCCGGGATCGCGATCCGGGGATTTTGCGCTGCACGCACTGTCGCACGACAAAGTGTCAGGCCGTGGCGGTCTCGCGTGCCGAGGGACGCGCTTCCAGCTTCCGCGCTTCGCGCAGGCCCGGGAACATGCGGCTCCACAGGACTGCGACCGCCATGGTGCCGACGCCGCCCATTACCACCGCCGTCTTGGCGGACAAAAGTGCCGCAACGCTGCCGGCCCGGAACTCGCCCAGTTCATTCGAGGCCCCGATGAACACGCGGTTCACGGCGTTCACGCGGCCGCGCACGTCGTCCGGAGTCCACAGCTGCATCAGCGTTTCGCGCACATAAACCGAAACCATGTCGAAGGCGCCCATCATCATGAGGGCGAAGATCGACAACGGCAGCCACACCGACACGCCGAAGACAACAGTGAACACCCCGAACGCCGCCACGCACGCAAACAGGATGCGCCCTGCGTGGTCCTTGATGCCGTACTTGGCGAGCCACAGCG
The nucleotide sequence above comes from Hyphomicrobiales bacterium. Encoded proteins:
- a CDS encoding methyltransferase domain-containing protein yields the protein MTQTPAMQFNDGAAYERLMGRWSRKVGADFLSWIAVPPGQSWLDVGCGNGAFTEEIVARAVPSAVTGVDPSPGQIAYAKTRACAALAQFDIGDAQQLPFKDALFDAGVMALVIAFLADPLKGAKELKRVVKPGGIAATYMWDLPGGGVPTSPFYKTLKGMGLDVPHPQSAEISRQQALEHLWRDAGFHEVETTPLTITVRFTDFDDFWESNNQPVGPQAERLRNLSDAQRQELQKRLKESLLPGPDGSIAYQAVANAVKGKV
- a CDS encoding DUF4892 domain-containing protein; its protein translation is MLRLTLASALVALSFAIPAWADNAEFDATLAKDAAKSADSALVGRYEGAFIVGQTKKAFDELTLPNGPAQGEEYADDKKFTSTMTVQGRVTRTLYVAPQGRSSLEVFANYVEDLKAKGFTIAYECAKEACGPSFKLLSYNWNNKASLVVSEEADTLRGMASQAMFDSVIDPRYALLKSGEAGNETYVSVLAAQNQGGSFGDMSQALQDRVGVLLQIVEPKAREQKIVTLSADEIGADLANAGRVVLYGIFFDFDKAVIKAESQEQIDQMVAYLDGNPDVKVYVTGHTDNQGGLDYNLKLSGARAIALTKALAKAGVDAKRMTPKAVGPLAPLASNDEEEGRAKNRRVELVKQ
- a CDS encoding cytochrome-c peroxidase, with protein sequence MKLKTFAIALIAGVAISSAALAADDLRAKATEAFKPLPSTIPSVKDNPITPEKIALGKALFFDTRMSKSGVFSCNSCHNLATGGDDNLETSIGHGWQKGPRNAPTALNAVLNEAQFWDGRAEDLKAQAKGPVQAGVEMANTADQVVATLKSMPAYGEGFKAAFPGEADPVSFDNFAKAIEAFEATLITPAPFDAYLNGDDAALSDEQKAGMALFIDKGCSSCHNGVNVGGHGYYPFGVVEKPGGDVLPAKDKGRFQVTKTADDSYVFRAAPLRNIALTAPYFHSGKVWDLKQAVGIMGSSQLGAELSDDEETKIVAFLGALTGKLPDVTLPVLPAETADTPRPTGEVK